From Syntrophorhabdus sp., the proteins below share one genomic window:
- a CDS encoding MBL fold metallo-hydrolase, with the protein MEGSIKFFGTGGARFVALKQLRATGGLWLNYGKTNLYIDPGPGAIVRIRSAKEDYDPSRLDGIVITHRHMDHANDINILIEAMAHGGFKKRGTLFCPGDALSGDPVVFDFAGKYLDNTVVLREGGEYTLGDIAFRTPVRHRHPVETYGLFFHLNTTIGLISDTRFFPELADHYRAEHLIINVLRQKPIENHEIVEHLALNDVRAIIEKVRPKTAILTHFGMHIINEGPWRAA; encoded by the coding sequence ATGGAGGGATCGATAAAGTTCTTCGGGACCGGAGGCGCCCGGTTCGTGGCGCTCAAGCAGCTCCGGGCGACGGGCGGCCTGTGGCTCAATTACGGGAAGACAAACCTTTACATCGACCCCGGCCCGGGTGCCATCGTCCGCATCCGTTCGGCGAAGGAGGATTACGATCCTTCCCGGCTCGACGGTATCGTCATTACCCACAGGCATATGGACCATGCCAACGACATCAACATCCTCATCGAGGCCATGGCCCACGGCGGCTTCAAGAAGAGGGGAACCCTCTTTTGCCCGGGCGATGCCCTGTCGGGCGACCCGGTGGTCTTCGATTTTGCCGGCAAGTATCTCGACAACACCGTTGTTCTCCGGGAAGGCGGGGAGTATACCCTCGGCGACATAGCCTTTCGAACACCCGTCAGGCACCGGCATCCCGTTGAGACCTACGGTCTCTTCTTCCATCTCAACACGACCATCGGACTCATCTCCGACACGAGGTTCTTCCCGGAGCTCGCGGACCATTACCGGGCCGAGCATCTCATCATCAATGTTCTGCGGCAGAAGCCCATCGAGAACCATGAGATCGTCGAGCACCTGGCCCTGAACGACGTAAGGGCGATCATCGAAAAGGTGCGTCCCAAAACCGCCATACTCACCCATTTCGGCATGCACATCATCAACGAGGGTCCATGGCGCGCGGC